The Candidatus Margulisiibacteriota bacterium sequence GACGACCTCATTGACGCGTTTTTCTTAGCGAGAACGCATATCAGTAAGATGTCCGGACAGGCCTTTAATCTTGGCGGCGGACCGGACAATACAATAAGTGTTATAGAATTTCTCGATCTTATCCAAGAAATGTTCCACCCGCACCATCCAATTATTGTAACTGATACCCCGAGAAGCCGGGATCAGGCATATTACGCGACTGATTATTCCCATTTTAACAGTAATACGGGATGGCATCCTAAATTTGACATTAAGCACGGACTTGAAAGGGTCTATGGCTGGTTGCTCGAACGAAGGAATGAAATCCCGGCATTAATAAACGTCAGGAGCGCCACATTATGAAATTTGCACTTATTAATCCTCATTGGTCATTTAAAGGAAGCATCTATTTCGGTTGTAGAGAGCCCCACCTGCCTATCGAATACGGCTACGCAAAAACTCTCTTGGAAAAGAAAAAACATGAAGTCCTCATTATTGATTGCCATAGGGAAAACTTGTCAGTAATGGAGTTACGGAACAAAGTCATTACCTTCAACCCCGATTATATAGTGATAACAACCGCACCCACGTATCTTTATTGGCGATGCACACCTCCGGAGCTGACGGCCCCGATTGAAACTATCGAGGCTATCAAAGACCTTGATTGTATCAAAGTCATTGTCGGCCCACATGGATCAGTTACCCCAGTGACAACACTTCGCAAACTGGGTGCAGATATAGTCATTATAGGAGAATGCGAAGAAATAATCCCATTGCTGAATGACAAAAACCGCAACAAATGGAAAGACATCCACTCTATCTGCTATAAAGACAGAGACCAAATCTTCGTAACCGGGGGACCGCATGCGTCAAATATGAGCTTATTACCCCCGATCATATGGTCCAAAGCAACCCTCGACCAATATCGGCATCAGCATCACCGTTTTGACTCCAACGAATCCAGTAGCGGCGCTGAACTTGAAGGCTCAAGAGGCTGCCCGTACAACTGTTTATTCTGCGCTAAAGATAACTTTCGGAACAGGTATCGAAAAAGACCACTCACAATTGTACTTAAGGAACTGGATAATCTCATTAACAATGGAATTGAATACATCTATTTTATCGACGAAATATTTCTTCCCGACAAAGAATTACTTTCGGCCCTCATAGAAAGGAACATAAAATTCGGTATGCAAACAAGGATCGATCTCTGGAACCGGCAAACGATCGATCTTCTTAACCGGGCAGGATGCATATCGATGGAAGCGGGAATTGAAAGTATTAGTGAAAAGGGACAGTTAATGATTAATAAGCAATATATAATTTCAACTGAACAGGCAACAGAATACCTGATATATGCAAAAAAAAGAATACCGTTTGTACAAGCCACCTTAATTGACTCCAGACTCGACAGTCAGGAAGCTATTGAGAACTGGAGGCAATACTTACAGCACTTCGGCGTTTGGGCAAACAAGCCCTATCCGTTATTTCCCTATCCAGGCTCGGCAGAGTACGCAAAAATGTGGGGAGACCCTGATATGCAGGCCTGGGAACGTGCCCAGGAATACTATCATAATACCTATACGGAGTTTAATGACTTACAGGAAGAGCATTTTCTTCATTTATCAGAGCGGGAAGTGAGGTCGATACATGAACAACGCATGCGCATTACCAATTAAACGAATATTGATGACCGGAGAAATAACCAGCACTATCTGGACATACATGATGGAGCTAATCAAAGCACTCGATGAATATAACATTGAAGTAGTTTTGGCAGCGATGGGAGGGCTTCTTCCTGA is a genomic window containing:
- a CDS encoding TIGR04295 family B12-binding domain-containing radical SAM protein; its protein translation is MKFALINPHWSFKGSIYFGCREPHLPIEYGYAKTLLEKKKHEVLIIDCHRENLSVMELRNKVITFNPDYIVITTAPTYLYWRCTPPELTAPIETIEAIKDLDCIKVIVGPHGSVTPVTTLRKLGADIVIIGECEEIIPLLNDKNRNKWKDIHSICYKDRDQIFVTGGPHASNMSLLPPIIWSKATLDQYRHQHHRFDSNESSSGAELEGSRGCPYNCLFCAKDNFRNRYRKRPLTIVLKELDNLINNGIEYIYFIDEIFLPDKELLSALIERNIKFGMQTRIDLWNRQTIDLLNRAGCISMEAGIESISEKGQLMINKQYIISTEQATEYLIYAKKRIPFVQATLIDSRLDSQEAIENWRQYLQHFGVWANKPYPLFPYPGSAEYAKMWGDPDMQAWERAQEYYHNTYTEFNDLQEEHFLHLSEREVRSIHEQRMRITN